Proteins encoded in a region of the Ursus arctos isolate Adak ecotype North America unplaced genomic scaffold, UrsArc2.0 scaffold_2, whole genome shotgun sequence genome:
- the APCS gene encoding serum amyloid P-component, producing MDKLLLWVFTLASLPGAFSYTDLRGKVFVFPQESSTDHVTLTPKLEKPLQSFTLCFRAYSDLNRAYSLFSYNARGKDNEILVYKERVGEYSLHVGGTKVTSKVAEAFPSPTRICVTWESSTGIAEFWINEKPLVKKGLKRGYSVATQPKIVLGQEQDSYGGAFQKNQSFVGEIGDLYMWDSVLSAQQILSVQQGSYLLDPNVLDWSALNYEIQGYVVIKPLVWD from the exons ATGGACAAGCTGCTGCTTTGGGTCTTCACTCTTGCCAGTCTCCCGGGAGCCTTTTCTTACACAG ACCTCCGTGGGAAGGTTTTTGTGTTCCCTCAAGAATCTTCTACTGACCACGTGACCTTGACTCCAAAGCTGGAGAAACCTCTGCAAAGCTTTACCTTGTGCTTCCGAGCCTACAGCGACCTGAACCGTGCCTACAGCCTCTTCTCCTACAACGCCCGAGGCAAGGACAATGAGATCCTGGTCTACAAGGAAAGGGTTGGGGAGTACTCATTGCACGTCGGAGGAACCAAAGTCACCTCCAAAGTTGCCGAGGCGTTTCCCAGCCCCACGCGCATCTGTGTCACCTGGGAGTCTTCCACCGGCATTGCCGAGTTCTGGATCAACGAGAAGCCACTGGTGAAAAAGGGCCTGAAGCGGGGCTACTCGGTGGCAACTCAGCCCAAGATcgtcctggggcaggagcaggattCCTACGGAGGGGCGTTTCAGAAGAACCAGTCCTTTGTAGGGGAGATCGGGGACTTGTACATGTGGGACTCCGTGCTGTCCGCACAACAGATCCTGTCCGTGCAGCAAGGCTCCTACCTCCTCGATCCCAACGTCCTGGACTGGAGTGCTCTGAACTATGAAATTCAAGGCTATGTCGTCATCAAGCCCCTGGTCTGGGACTGA